One genomic region from Mycobacterium basiliense encodes:
- the purF gene encoding amidophosphoribosyltransferase produces the protein MTVQQPEQDLNSPREECGVFGVWAPGEDVAKLTYYGLYALQHRGQEAAGIAVADGSQVLVFKDLGLVSQVFDEQTLAAMQGHVAIGHCRYSTTGDTTWENAQPVFRNTAAGTGVALGHNGNLVNTAALAARARDAGLIGNRSPAPATTDSDILGALLAHGAADSSLEQAALELLPTVRGAFCLTFMDENTLYACRDPYGVRPLSLGRLDRGWVVASETAALDIVGASFVRDIEPGELLAIDADGVRSTRFANPTPKGCIFEYVYLARPDSTLAGRSVHASRVEIGRRLARERAVDADLVIGVPESGTPAAVGYAQESGIPYGQGLMKNAYVGRTFIQPSQTIRQLGIRLKLNPLKEVIRGKRLIVVDDSIVRGNTQRALVRMLREAGAVEVHVRIASPPVKWPCFYGIDFPSPAELIANAVEDEGEMLEAVRHAINADSLGYISLRGLVAATEQPTTRLCTACFDGRYPIELPSETALGKNVIEHMLANAARGATLSDLAADEVPLGR, from the coding sequence GTGACCGTCCAGCAGCCCGAGCAGGACCTGAACTCGCCCCGTGAAGAGTGTGGTGTATTCGGGGTCTGGGCCCCAGGTGAAGATGTCGCCAAACTCACCTATTACGGCCTTTACGCACTGCAGCACCGTGGTCAGGAGGCCGCGGGGATCGCGGTCGCCGACGGCTCACAGGTGCTGGTCTTCAAGGACCTCGGCCTGGTTAGCCAGGTGTTCGACGAGCAGACGTTGGCGGCCATGCAGGGCCACGTCGCCATCGGGCACTGCCGCTACTCCACCACGGGCGATACCACGTGGGAGAATGCCCAGCCGGTGTTCCGCAACACCGCGGCCGGCACCGGAGTTGCGTTGGGTCACAACGGGAATCTTGTCAACACGGCGGCCCTTGCTGCGCGCGCCCGGGATGCGGGATTGATCGGTAACCGATCCCCGGCCCCGGCGACGACGGACTCCGACATTCTGGGCGCGCTGCTAGCCCACGGAGCCGCCGATTCCTCGCTGGAACAGGCGGCGCTGGAACTGTTGCCGACCGTGCGCGGGGCGTTCTGTCTGACCTTCATGGACGAAAACACGCTGTACGCGTGCCGCGACCCCTACGGGGTACGACCGCTGTCGCTCGGGCGGCTGGACCGCGGCTGGGTGGTCGCCTCCGAAACCGCCGCGCTCGACATCGTCGGTGCCTCATTCGTCCGTGACATCGAGCCGGGCGAGTTGCTGGCGATCGACGCCGACGGCGTGCGGTCCACCCGCTTCGCCAACCCCACGCCCAAGGGCTGCATCTTCGAATACGTCTACCTGGCACGCCCGGACAGCACGCTGGCCGGCCGGTCGGTGCATGCCAGCCGGGTGGAGATCGGTCGTCGGCTGGCGCGGGAGCGCGCGGTGGATGCCGACCTGGTGATCGGGGTGCCGGAATCAGGCACACCCGCCGCAGTTGGCTATGCGCAGGAGTCCGGTATCCCGTACGGGCAGGGTCTGATGAAGAACGCCTACGTCGGGCGCACCTTCATCCAGCCATCCCAGACCATCCGCCAGCTCGGTATCCGGCTGAAGCTCAACCCCCTCAAAGAGGTAATCCGCGGTAAGCGGCTCATCGTCGTCGACGACTCGATCGTGCGTGGCAACACTCAGCGTGCCCTGGTGCGCATGCTTCGCGAGGCCGGCGCGGTGGAGGTGCATGTGCGGATCGCGTCGCCGCCGGTGAAGTGGCCGTGCTTCTACGGCATCGACTTTCCGTCGCCGGCCGAGCTGATCGCCAACGCCGTCGAGGACGAGGGCGAAATGCTCGAAGCCGTGCGGCATGCGATCAACGCCGACTCGCTGGGCTACATTTCGTTGCGGGGCTTGGTTGCCGCCACCGAACAGCCCACCACCAGGCTCTGCACCGCCTGCTTCGACGGCAGATACCCGATCGAGCTGCCCAGCGAGACTGCGCTGGGCAAGAACGTCATCGAGCACATGCTCGCCAATGCCGCGCGTGGAGCCACGCTGAGCGATCTGGCCGCCGATGAAGTGCCACTGGGGCGCTGA
- a CDS encoding sterol carrier family protein, giving the protein MVARDRADPAKTRQIVMAIADWLHDESRPAPTREVLATAVRLTARTLAAAAPGASVEVRIPPFVAVQCISGPKHTRGTPPNVVQTDPRTWLLVATGLLELSRAAETGALTLSGSRAGELQHWLPVLDLNQI; this is encoded by the coding sequence ATGGTCGCCCGCGATAGAGCCGATCCGGCAAAGACTCGCCAGATTGTCATGGCGATTGCGGACTGGCTGCATGACGAATCCCGTCCGGCCCCGACCCGGGAGGTGTTGGCGACGGCGGTTCGGCTCACCGCGCGTACCCTTGCCGCGGCGGCGCCCGGCGCCAGCGTCGAGGTCCGGATCCCGCCGTTCGTCGCGGTGCAGTGCATCTCCGGGCCTAAGCACACCCGCGGCACGCCACCCAACGTCGTGCAGACCGACCCGAGGACCTGGCTGTTGGTCGCCACCGGGTTGCTGGAGCTGTCGAGGGCCGCCGAGACGGGGGCATTGACCCTTTCGGGTTCCAGAGCCGGCGAACTGCAGCATTGGTTGCCGGTGCTGGACCTCAACCAAATTTAG